The following coding sequences lie in one Daphnia pulex isolate KAP4 chromosome 1, ASM2113471v1 genomic window:
- the LOC124210503 gene encoding uncharacterized protein LOC124210503: MQLKFYAVFGLLLFSIVFEDHTVGGQQQENDKVDSNAIGHRRVPRSLLLVKTAVVAGAIGIIAGLIIGHKKSREKNHIQSWGHHHHYRRRSISDSSNETGSVTSKYDDSELLRAAKILDQLGCGGRLVCELHQQRKEDLNETGRKIIQLFDEKQPPTIEQLKTDSKAAFRYAAFVGASVPKDLKICSHLFPKCPITTEAVAHAFNNPTVVKSV, from the exons aTGCAGCTCAAGTTTTACGCAGTTTTCGgtttacttttgttttccatcgTGTTTGAAGACCATACAGTCGGTGGTCAGCAGCAAGAAAACGACAAAGTTGATTCAAATGCCATCGGACATCGTCGTGTGCCCCGATCCCTTTTACTAGTAAAAACGGCGGTTGTAGCTGGAGCCATTGGAATAATCGCTGGCCTCATCATTGGCCATAAGAAATCCAGGGAGAAAAATCACATTCAATCTTGGGGTCATCACCACCATTATAGAAGGAGATCAATCAGTGACAGCAGTAACGAAACTGGTTCTGTCACTTCGAAATACGACGATTCTGAGCTGCTAAGAGCCGCTAAAATTTTAGATCAACTTGGTTGTGGTGGTCGCCTTGTCTGTGAACTACATCAGCAAAGGAAAGAGGATCTCAATGAAACTGGGCGCAAAATCATTCAACTATTCGA CGAGAAACAACCCCCTACAATTGAACAATTAAAGACGGACTCGAAAGCAGCTTTCCGGTATGCAGCTTTTGTCGGAGCAAGTGTTCCTAAAGATTTGAAAATCTGTTCTCATCTGTTTCCAAAATGTCCCATAACCACAGAGGCTGTTGCACATGCATTTAATAATCCAACTGTTGTTAAAAGcgtttaa
- the LOC124210573 gene encoding uncharacterized protein LOC124210573, whose amino-acid sequence MSNSLFTWWGLMAVLIHVFINVQSSDAAFENLRSSDTRVVRQLDSRAKLLSGAAGLTALAGSVDFVTGLPIRNRRSQHGFRSKRSELGFEIDEAMVLEVAATDESGCGARLLCELHQEEPNQLNGTISRRLVQIFDGQQAPNFEQLRTEPKAAFQYAAFVGSKSVKNLKICAQVFNHCPFSAKIILEVLNIKSAGMAGGETEGPATGNN is encoded by the exons ATGTCAAATTCTCTGTTTACCTGGTGGGGGTTAATGGCTGTTTTGATCCATGTGTTTATCAACGTGCAGAGCAGCGATGCAGCCTTTGAAAATCTTCGATCGAGTGATACGCGTGTAGTCCGTCAATTAGATTCGCGCGCAAAGTTATTATCCGGAGCAGCTGGACTAACTGCCTTGGCTGGATCAGTTGATTTCGTGACGGGATTGCCCATCAGAAACCGCCGAAGTCAACACGGTTTCCGTTCAAAGAGATCCGAACTGGGATTTGAAATCGATGAAGCCATGGTCCTCGAAGTGGCCGCTACGGACGAGTCAGGATGCGGTGCCCGTCTTCTCTGTGAACTACATCAAGAAGAACCAAATCAGTTGAATGGAACCATCTCACGGAGACTTGTTCAAATATTCGA CGGCCAACAAGCGCCCAACTTCGAGCAGCTGCGCACCGAGCCAAAAGCAGCTTTTCAGTACGCCGCATTTGTTGGGTCCAAGTCGGTGAAGAATCTGAAAATTTGCGCTCAAGTTTTCAATCACTGCCCTTTCAGCGCCAAGATCATCCTCGAAGTCTTGAATATCAAATCAGCGGGGATGGCAGGCGGAGAAACGGAAGGCCCTGCGACAGGGAATAATTGA